In the genome of Anguilla anguilla isolate fAngAng1 chromosome 15, fAngAng1.pri, whole genome shotgun sequence, the window CTTCTCTGCACTCTTACAAATTCAGGATGTTAATCTGCCAAGTAAAATACTGACAgatgaaaaattaattaatttataaaatatgccCCTGGACACACAAGTAGGCACTGGGGCAGTTGCACCTAATTAGTAGTATGATGACTCATATTCAGATAAAATGACAGTCATGGAGAGATATGATTAgaatttttgaattattatttattattatttttttcagaagccTGTGCCCCATGGACCCCAATCACCTCCAATCAGTAAGCTTTCAACACCTTTCCTTCCTCGCCCTAACCCTGAAACCTTCTAACTGTGAACGTGCTGAACTTTTCTGTTGGCAGAGCAGTAGTGCTGCAGGATGTGTACtgttgaatttctttttttttttttgttctgagttATATTTCTCTTAGTGGCTTAGCCCCATAATGTCTTGCAGTTGTAGGCAAATCTACACGTACACTGCATATGTTCATTATGCTGGACTATGCATTACTGTGTATTATTGTATAATTTAAACATGTGTAGTTTGTTCTGCTGGGTTTGCTGGGATCTGTAATTATATCATTCTATCATCTATCATCTATCATTCTATCTTGGTTGACTGACATCGATGGTTTCATCCCAATGTTGAGTTTTCCAGCACCAGTGGATTAATCTTATTTTGCTTCCCCTTGCAGACATTCACAACAGTCCTCAAACCAAAGTATTCCCAGTGCCGAAAAAACCTGGCCCTGCAGCTACCAAATCACCTCCTGGTAATGATCCTTTCTCTCACTCGCTTATTTCCAGTctattttttctccattttttggAGGGGTCACAAGTACATTAAGCATATTAAACCTTCAAAACAGGTCAACCCGTCCCCGAGACTGCCATCTTCCTTCCCCTctcacccctgacccctcccagCCTGAAGTAAAGTACATTGACTTTTAAgaatttcacaaatgtttttaaatgcatatgctATTTTCTGCAGCACCCCCCAAAAGCCGCCCAGAAATTCCCCCCGTGGTGAAAGACAGAACACCTCAAAGTCCGCTGTCACCCCTGGGTATAGAGACATACTTTTCCATCATTAACGCACAGCTTTGTTCACGGGCAGCCTTGCTTCGTCCACTGCACTGCTAGGAGGAAGCCTGCTGCTGGGGTAGTTTGCATGACAGCATGACTTTGGTTCACAGAGAAATCCAAGACAagcagtgatgatgtcattctcAGTGACTAGTTCATAAGGAAACCCTAGGCctatttataaacaaaaacaaaaacaaaaaaaatccaggcCTACAATGATGATGTCAGCAAGGCCCAGAGGGATGACATCATGGCTGTAGTGGTCCTGGGACGTGCATGAATACGATCAGTCATCAAGGCATTCACTCAAAGGAGAGACACTGAGCTTTTCTGTTCGATGCCCATCCTATGAGCACCACccttctttttgtttcattgcCTCTTTCCCTCGTTTTCCTGGTATATGACTTTGTctgaagtttttattttcaggctgGTTGCAGGAGTGGACTTCCCGCATGTCAGCACTGCATGTGATAAAGATCTGAACTGATTTGTGTCCCTCTAGGAACAGCCACACTGATCTAGACTAAGGACTGTCTTCTCCCTGCTTCTCATTTTAATAATACTTCAAATTACCACAACAAATATATGTGGGATTCCTTTAAGTGAGATTACAAGAAACCTGTGGTAGACAACAAATGATAATGTATACTTCACATGCTAAATTTAAGatgattttacattacattacattacatgacagatgatatgaaataatattatatgatGTGCTGTACTTGGGTTTTGCATATATGGGGCATTCACTGAAACTATCttgaatgaaaaattattaGCTGTCAGAAAGCTGctagaaaataatgtttaaaatatacattttgttacTATTACTTGCTGTGCAGAGTTCTCTAAAATAATTGGGTACTTAACAAGTCATGTAAGATCAATTTACAGCCAATTCTGAAGTAAACATATGCTTTTGTTTAGAATCTCAGGACATTTTAGCGATCCTCACTGTGAAAGTCTGTGTTTGCCTTGCAGTACGGTGGCTACCCTAGCATCATTGCTATCAGTATAGAAACGGAGTGGTTCTGTACTGTGAAAACCAATAAATGAATGTACTTGTATTTTGCTAAATACTCATCTTTTCATAACAAACCTTCTTTTCTGCAGATGCAGGGCACCCCAAAGTTCCCCATCCAGGAAGAGACAGCTCTCATAAAAATGTCGATGTCAATCCAGCAGCATCCTACCCCAAAATCCTGTTCACCAGCCTTCATATTACCTCAGTTTCCAGTAAAACTAGCCTCCCCAAAGACACAAAAATATGGGAAATAGTGCTGCGCGGGTTACCTATCACCACCCAGACTCCACTGACTTCTGCAGGATCACCTAGTACCACACAAAGTCCACTGACTTCAGTGCCATCACCTAGTACCACAAAGAATCTACTGACTACTAAGTTAGCTAGTATCACACAAAATCCACTGACTACAGGGACATCACCTACTACCATCCAAAGTCAACTACCTACTGTGGGATTACCCAGTACCACACAGAGTCAACTAATTACTGGGCCACATAGTATCATTCAGATGCCACTCACTACAGTGGGGTTGCCTAGTACCACCCAAAATCCATTGACTACGGGGTCACCAAGTACCTCACAGAGTCCACTGACTACTGGGCCACCTAGTACCATCCAGATGCCTATGATTACAGTAGGGTCACCTAGTATCATCCAGAGTCAACTGACTACAGTGAAGTCACTTTGTACCACACAGAATCCACTCACTACTGGGTTACCTAGTCCCACACGAAGTCCACTGACTACAGAGAGGTCACCAATTACCACCCAGAGTTCACTGGCTAAAGGGAGGTCACCTACTACTACCTGGAGTCCACTAACTAAACTGGGGTCACCTAGTACCACCCAGAGTCCACTAACAACTGTGGGATCTTCCAGTATGACACAGAGTCCACTGACAACTGTGAGGTCACCTAGTACCACCCAGAGTTCATTAAGTACTGTGGGGCCATCACGTACCACCCAGAGTCCATTGACTATAGGGAGGTCACCTAGTACCGCACAAAGTCCACTGACTACAGTGAGGTCACCTAGTACTGGCCAAAGTCTAGTGACTACAGGGAGGCCACCTAGTACCACACAGACTCCACTGACTACAAGGAGGTCACCCAGTACCACACAGAGTCCACTGACACCTGTAGGGTTGCCTAGTACCACTAAGAGTCCACTTACTACTGTTGGGTCACCCAGGACCACCCAGAATCCACTGACTACTGTAGGGTCATCTAGTACCACCCAGAGTTCATTGCCTACTCGATCACCTAGTACCACGAAGCATCCACTGACTACAGCGGGGTCACCCAGTACCACACAGAGTCCACTGACTACAGGGAGGTCTCCTAGTACCACCCAGACACCACTGACTACAAGGAGGTCACCCAGTACCACACAGAGTCCACTGACTACAGGGAGGTCTCCTAGTACCACCCAGACACCACTGACTACAAGGAGGTCACCCAGTACCACACAGAGTCCACTGACTACTGTCGGGTCACCCAGGACCACCCAGAATCCACTGACTACTGCAGGGTCACCCAGTACCACACAGAGTCCACTGACTACTGTGGGGTCACCTAGTACCACCCAGAGTCCATTAAGAATTACACAATTGCCCAGTACCACTAAGAGTCCACTGAATGCTGTCAGGTCCCCCAGTACCACACAGAGTCCATTGACAATTGTGCGATTACATAGGACCACCCAGAgtccacctagcaccacccagACTCCACTGACTAAAGTGAGGTCACCTAGAACCACTCAGAGTCCACCGACTGAAGTGAGGTCACCTAGAACCACCCAGAGTCCACTGACTACAGGGAGGTCCCCTAGCACCACCCAGACTCCCCTGACTACGTCACCTAGTACCACCCAGAGTCCATTAAGAATTACACAATTGCCCAGTACCACTAAGAGTCCACTGAATGCTGTCAGGTCCCCCAGTACCACACAGAGTCCATTAACAATTGTGCGATTACATAGGACCACCCAGAgtccacctagcaccacccagACTCCACTGACTAAAGTGAGGTCACCTAGAACCACTCAGAGTCCACTGACTGAAGTGAGGTCACCTAGAACCACCCAGAGTCCACTGACTACAGGGAGGTCCCCTAGCACCACCCAGACTCCCCTGACTACTGTGGGGTCACCTAGTACCACCCAGAGTCCATTAAGAATTACACAATTGCCCAGTACCACTAAGAGTCCACTGAATGCTGTCAGGTCCCCCAGTACCACACAGAATCCATTGACAATTGTGCGATTACATAGGACCACCCAGAGTCCATCTAGCACCACCCAGACTCCACTGACTAAAGTGAGGTCACCTAGAACCACTCAGAGTCCACTGACTGAAGTGAGGTCACCTAGAACCACCCAGAGTCCACTGACTACAGGGAGGTCCCCTAGCACCACCCAGACTCCACTGATTACTGTTGGGTCACCTAGTACCACCCAGAGTTCACTCCCTACTGGATTGCCTAGAACTACCCAAACTCCACAGACTACTGTGGGGTCACTTAGAACCACCCAGAGTCCACTGACTACAAGGAGGTCCCCTAGCACCACTCAGACTCCACTGATTACTGCTGGGTCACCTAGGACCACCCAGAATTCACCTAGCACCACCCAGACTCCACTGACTAAAGTGAGGTCACCTAGAACCACCCAGAGTCCACTGACTACAGGGAGGTCCCCTAGTACCACCCAGGGTCCACCGACTAGAGTGGGGTCACTTAGTACCACACAGAGTCCACTGATTACCATAGGGTCACCTAGTACCACTCAGAGTCCATTGCCTATTCGATCACCTAGTACCACTAAGAGTTCGCCAACATCTACAGGGTTATCTAAAACCACCCAGAGTCCACTGACTAGAGTGGGGTCACTCAGTACCACTCAGAGTCCATTGACTACTGTGGAATCACCTAGGACTACCCAGGCTCCACTGCCTACAGTGATATCACCTAGTACCACCCAAGGCCCACTGACTAATTCGGGTAATTTTCCTGATTTACTCACAAAtagaaatcattttaatattaggaaattaaaaagaaggaaatatttaacattttaatgttcataTTTGGTCCACCTTAATGTTCACTGGAGTCAATAAGTAGTTCACATAATAAGCCTTCCATCTTTTTGAGTAAGTAAATATCTCTGTGTGGACTTCTGGACTACAAAACCATCATTATATTTTTTGGTCTCAAAGTATGCGTCCATATTGAGTAATATTATGAGAGCATGAGATAAAGATAAAATGTTAACCCTTTTCTCTCTATTCAGCCAACGACAGACACATAAAGGCTGTCTCCCACACTGCTTTTGGCCAATCAGAGGATGagctctctctgccctccctcGCCAGTGAAACAGCAAATAGTAATGACTGGGGtaacagtgacatcatcaaattAATAAACACCTTGCCATTTGTGTTCTCACAAGGCTAATACAGCTCAGCAATCACCTTCCTCAGTGTCTCGATGTTGTCCATCATCTGTGTTATGTCGCTGAGAAAGTCACcagcttttgtgtttgttttgcctcACACATATGGCTTAGTCTTTCTACAGGAGCAGTGTCTGTGCCTCTTTGAAGCTCCCATGCAGAAATGGGGATATCACAGTCAACCcctttgtgtttgcatgccACTGTCTCTGTCACTGTGTTATTGTCAGATCTCTGTTCATTTAAACCAACACCCTGGACTGCTTCTTGGAATTTAACTCAATTATATCCACATGATAGATATAGGACTTTGTTTAAACTGAGAAAACATTaatcatcttttttaaaaaaaagcattttgaaaatgaaaaacaggttttGGCGATGGTGATATTTCAAGCCTGCACCAAGAAGTCATAACACATCTTCAGATGACGCTCACTGAAGAAGACAGACAAAAATGAACAGAGATGTGCTCAAAGATCTCTGTTCATTTCAGTATCTGTGTTGCTTATAGAAAACCTCTCTAAACCCCTCCAATAAATGACTGATGCCTGTGCATCAGACTTTTATTAGAGAGGTTTTGTATAGTAAATGCAGACACTCAAATTAACAGAAATCTGCTGGATCAATATGCTTTGATTCTTCCAACCAGGGCTCACCGTGATGTACTGTTACTCGCTTTTTAACGTCCTCGTTTGACCATCTAGGGCTGCTGTCATTGCTTCAAATGCACCTGGAATGCCACTGTGGGGGTACAGACACCCCTCCTACAACACAGGCTGCTATTGCTCTGCTTTGCCTGTGTTTTATCCAGGTAAAAGAGAGCCGAAAAAGACCACCACCTCCTCGCCAAATGTCCCCCGCAGTGTGGCTGTTACCGTGCCGACCCATAAACCCACATCTGGCAAAGTCTCCAGCCCCTCCACGTCTTATGGCATGAGACCATATTCCTCCCCCAGTGTACCCGAGCCCTCCCACACCAGCGGCCCAGATGGTACTTTGATTTTTAACCTTTTCCCCTTTCCTTCCTTATCACTGTATAGCCATCCTGGGCCCGTTACAGACATTCTCCAGTATCTCCAGTATCATTCTCCAGTATCCTGCTAAAATATGAAAAGTCATCCTCTTGCTGTGGTGTAGCCAGTGTCTCCATGCTTGGCCCTTATCCTGCAGTGTGCTGTTCACTTCTCGTTGTGTTCTGTCCTTTTCTGGcagttattgtttaattttattgctTAATCTTTACTTCTCACATTCTGAAATGGGCTTGTTTAGTTCCATTAGCACCTGTTCGTATGCAACTCCAGCTATGAATCACATCGGCAAAGCAAGCCCCTAAGGAACAGTATGTAACACTTTACAATTGTGgcaaaaaaagtataattttttACTTATTATGAAGCTCAAATCAAAAccatgcatttttatgtaatagAGTATATTATGGCATCGAAAATGCCAATAAccactttttgttattttcctaCTGAGTATGCATGTCCCTAAAGATTTCTGAACACTGgccctcattcacaaaacatgtgtaCAATCACATTTAATAAACTGTGTATAAGAACGTTTCcgagaacatttcggcattcatcattttgttCTTATCTGTACTcattcatggctgtttccttatgcaaatcacatgaacaggattgtgcataaaatttacaaactgtcagcattcatcatctcgtacacctgggatatgcacaaaaacaaaggtctgcacatgtgttttcatgggaacattttaaagaacaatagtaagaataatttaagaaaagttttgtgaatgcgGCCCAATGTTATTAAATGATTTTCTTCTCAGATGATTGAGGGATTGGGATTATGAAAACGCCTTATCTATTGAGCAGGTCTGATGATGGAACCTCCTCCTCTTGTATTGTGATGTTGTGGtgtattgtgcacatttttcacTGTAACCAATCTTGTGCTCTTTTTACAGACGATGGTGAACATCATAAGGGATTCAAACTTCCCAAACCAGTCATTGAGCCTACAATACCAATGGGTAAAAGAGTTGcttccttctgtgtgtgtgtgtgtgtgtgtgtgtgtgtatgtgtgtgtgcttgtttgtgtatgtgtgtgtctgtttatttttgtgtgtgtgtgagcgtgcgtgtatttgtgtgtgtttgtgtctttgtgtgtgtgtgtgtgtgtgtgtttgtttctttgtttctgtgtgtttgtgtgtgtatgtatgttttttgtttgtttctttgtttctgtgtgtttgtgtgcatgtgtgcgtgcgtgtgtgtgtctgtccactTGCCCATGTGCTGGGTTTCAGTCCTCTCTTGGAGGTGTGGCATCTGAGCGAcagctctgtgctgattggttaaGCTGGGCATAGTCAGCCaatgaatataatattcattCTGTTTCATGCAATCACACCCAGAATAAATAGCACGCATTGTCACTAATGAAAACATTGTCATTGGCAGCCTGATTGTCCCTTGTGACTGGTTAGATGTTGACATTCCTTTTTATTCAAAGTTGGCTCACTTTCTATCACTGGAATAGCTTCAGAAGCTTCCTATAAGAAGAAGCACGAAACAGCATCCTTGAATCCAAAAGCCAACAGCCAATGGTCAATCTCAGTTTCTCATCTTCCATGTTTTACAGTGTGActtttaaatgagaattttaattatatgccaataaaaatgatttaatcgttttttctttgttcttattGTTGCAAAAGTGCCATCAGTAATAGATCAAAAAGCTGtcttgttaaaaatgaaagcagtggGGCTATTGGGGGGCTCGTCCAGTTCAGGCATAATTCTAGTAGATGAATAGGCCTTACAGACTAGTATATACTAAAGCACTGTTCTAGTATGTgtatgggccccacggtctgctatctgttaaggcactgttttagTGCGtagatgggctctatggtctggtatctgttaaggcactgttctagtgcatggatgggccccacagacAAGGTATCGTATCCAGACCGTGCCAGTACCAGCGGTTGCCAAAATCCCTGCAGGATGACATGCAATTGGCTCTAGAGATACCCAGGGGTGGGAGGATTTCAAGgaatgggagggtttcagttggccgCTGTGAAAGAGCCTCATCACACACCAACTCAGGGAATGATTcctgcgcactgtgagggcatTTAGTTGTGATTGTGAGGTCTTTTGGCTGTCATCGTGTAGACGTTTGGTTGTGATTGAGGTCTTTTGGCTGTCATCGTGCAGGCGTTTGGTTGTGATTGTGCAGACATTTGGTTGTGATTGTGAGGTCGTTTGGTTGTGATTGTGATGTCGTTTGGTTGTGATTGTGAGGTCATTTTGTTGTGATTGCGAGGTCGTTTGGTTGTGATTGTGCAGATGTTTGGTTGTGATTGTGAGGTTGTTTGGTTGTGATTGTGAGGTCGTTTGGTTGTGATTGCGAGGTCGTTTGGTTGTGATTGCGAGGTTGTTTGGTTGTGATTGTGAGGTTGTTTGGTTGTGATTGTGAGGGCTTTTGGTTGTGATTGTGAGGTTGTTTGGTTGTGATTGTGAGGTTGTTTGGTTGTGATTGTGAGGTCGTTTGGTTGTGATTGTGAGGGCTTTTGGTTGTGATTGTGAGGGCTTTTGGTTGTGATTGTGAGGTCGTTTGGTTGTGATTGTGAGGTCGTTTGGTTGTGATTGTGAGGGCTTTTGGTTGTGATTGTGAGGGCTTTTGGTTGTGATTGTGAGGTTGTTTGATTGTGATTGTGAGGGCTTTTGGTTGAGATTGTGAGGTTGTTTGGTTGTGATTATGAGGTCGTTTGGTTGTGATTGTGAGAGCTTTTGGTTGTGATTGTGAGGGCTTTTGGTTGTGATTGTGCAGACGTTTGGTTGTGATTGTGAGGGCTTTTGGTTGAGATTGTGAGGTTGTTTGGTTGTGATTAAGAGGTCGTTTGGTTGTGATTGTGAGAGCTTTTGGTTGTGATTGTGAGGGCTTTTGGTTGTGATTGTGCAGACGTTTGGTTGTGATTGTAAAGGCTTTTAATCATGATTGTGAGCGCTTTTGGTTGTAACTGTGACTGTGAAGTCTCATTCTGCACATCAAGCATGAACTGTAAAACCCACTTTTACCATCTGTGCGCAAATGTTTGCTCAGCGTGTGTCATCCACACTCTTTGTGTTTGCATGGTCTGTCAGATTAACAGCGTAATGTTTACACTGAATGGCATGCCCTgctatgcattttattttatgtcatatttatacaaaaatgtaaactgtcTTATATGCAGTAGGCAAGTCCATTACTCTGTTCAACGCAGCCCAGGCGTAAGACAGCACTAATATTTATCTGATTTGGCAGACATATGTCCTACGATAACAGCCAAAATGGACACTTGAAAGAAAACATTACTCTCTTGGAACTTTGTGCCTCTCTTTGAACAAACGTGTCCTTATCCTGCATCTGGGGTTTTGCTGCTAGTTTTAATTCCAACTGATATCTCAGCGATTTAGCAGAATTTGAGCTTTCGGTACTGCCCTGTATTTGACCTCACTGAAATCCTCTCTGTAGTTAGCGCTTTGACGCAGGCATGGGGTATCATTGAGGGGCGTAGTCAGCATAGGAAAatttggagggggggcggtAGAAGAAGGGGGGCtgtaaatagaaaaataagtgCTATGGTAACATCCCTATTTCAGTGTCACTGATTATTATTAGtgataataatacattttaaagtgggATGACCAACCGCGGATAAACAGCCGACATCTCTCTATGAGGTAAACTAAGGATGGCGATGGTGAAGCAGTTAACATTAGCTCTGGTTTAGGGCCCTGGATTTGAGTCTCTGtacggggggtgggtgggggggggtgttatctGGTTGCCCTGCaagacagaaaaacagcttAAGTATACCA includes:
- the LOC118214145 gene encoding target of Nesh-SH3-like isoform X1, which produces MLIRPLLPLLLLLAAVVLVSCNSARKIRVRRQNMKVRINATEDTIILKFVRPNPDIKLEGYILGYGSSMFSKQFIKLPDNGEPYETEIDAEPKYLVAVQPVPSNDVKKQCKERYFLEKPLHLVVGTVTPTSVLLSWGALVKTSYEGNILRDCLDDGNFTVRYREMNRRWNYQTCPTSDTVIDHLKPDTPYEFSVRPNQVARKVWSKTVVHNTFMDDKPKQNPIIPKVINTKPGKPVPHGPQSPPINIHNSPQTKVFPVPKKPGPAATKSPPAPPKSRPEIPPVVKDRTPQSPLSPLDAGHPKVPHPGRDSSHKNVDVNPAASYPKILFTSLHITSVSSKTSLPKDTKIWEIVLRGLPITTQTPLTSAGSPSTTQSPLTSVPSPSTTKNLLTTKLASITQNPLTTGTSPTTIQSQLPTVGLPSTTQSQLITGPHSIIQMPLTTVGLPSTTQNPLTTGSPSTSQSPLTTGPPSTIQMPMITVGSPSIIQSQLTTVKSLCTTQNPLTTGLPSPTRSPLTTERSPITTQSSLAKGRSPTTTWSPLTKLGSPSTTQSPLTTVGSSSMTQSPLTTVRSPSTTQSSLSTVGPSRTTQSPLTIGRSPSTAQSPLTTVRSPSTGQSLVTTGRPPSTTQTPLTTRRSPSTTQSPLTPVGLPSTTKSPLTTVGSPRTTQNPLTTVGSSSTTQSSLPTRSPSTTKHPLTTAGSPSTTQSPLTTGRSPSTTQTPLTTRRSPSTTQSPLTTGRSPSTTQTPLTTRRSPSTTQSPLTTVGSPRTTQNPLTTAGSPSTTQSPLTTVGSPSTTQSPLRITQLPSTTKSPLNAVRSPSTTQSPLTIVRLHRTTQSPPSTTQTPLTKVRSPRTTQSPPTEVRSPRTTQSPLTTGRSPSTTQTPLTTSPSTTQSPLRITQLPSTTKSPLNAVRSPSTTQSPLTIVRLHRTTQSPPSTTQTPLTKVRSPRTTQSPLTEVRSPRTTQSPLTTGRSPSTTQTPLTTVGSPSTTQSPLRITQLPSTTKSPLNAVRSPSTTQNPLTIVRLHRTTQSPSSTTQTPLTKVRSPRTTQSPLTEVRSPRTTQSPLTTGRSPSTTQTPLITVGSPSTTQSSLPTGLPRTTQTPQTTVGSLRTTQSPLTTRRSPSTTQTPLITAGSPRTTQNSPSTTQTPLTKVRSPRTTQSPLTTGRSPSTTQGPPTRVGSLSTTQSPLITIGSPSTTQSPLPIRSPSTTKSSPTSTGLSKTTQSPLTRVGSLSTTQSPLTTVESPRTTQAPLPTVISPSTTQGPLTNSANDRHIKAVSHTAFGQSEDELSLPSLASETANSNDWGKREPKKTTTSSPNVPRSVAVTVPTHKPTSGKVSSPSTSYGMRPYSSPSVPEPSHTSGPDDDGEHHKGFKLPKPVIEPTIPMGSPSEPLPSPIRNVDMKGKHTDKDVGNVTKPQFLPDEVTKEMNRASTPKPRLLHVTVAPIKQEPQLTTASPTLKSQKASQTLKDQTATPTLKDQTATPTLKDQTATPTLKDQTATPSPDSETATSTPDSQTVTPTLNGQTTTPTVKSQTTTPTLKVQTTKPTLKVQTTKPTLKVQTTKPTLKVQTTKPTLKARKTIPTPKGRTTTTTPKVQTTKHTLKARKTIPTPKGRTTTTTPKVQTTKPTLKVQTTKPTLKARKTAPTPKGRTTTPTPKRQTTTPKLKSQTTPPTLDDRTSMPTLNDSRDNLWDNTSVFSPVPSSDVDAMGKKRFTAPHVVYKTDKKPEEPCSITESLKYFPMEEGGDLNVTAPPRFPPSNLTVVTVEGCPSFIILDWEKGDNETTDYEVTARVPNGKTSIMNTNQTHAALENLTPNSSYEFRVKPFNELGEGPSTDPVVFDTESADPRVSEYTAGRAAIWTPFSFNADEYSECRGKQYVKRTWYRKFVGIQLCNSLRYKIYLSDSLKGKFYNIGDQTGNGEDHCQFVDSFLDGRTGHQLLAEQLPPRTGFYRAMRQEPVSFGEIGGRSHITYVPWYECGTPIPGKWW